In Dasypus novemcinctus isolate mDasNov1 chromosome 10, mDasNov1.1.hap2, whole genome shotgun sequence, one DNA window encodes the following:
- the LOC101437314 gene encoding glutathione S-transferase P, which yields MPPYAIVYFPVRGRCEAMRMLLADQGQSWKEEVVTKDTWLQGDLKAACLYGQLPKFQDGDLTLYQSNAILRHLGRSLGLYGKDQREAALVDVVNDGVEDLRCKYASLIYTNYEAGKEDYVRALPGHLKPFETLLAQNKGGQAFIVGDQISFADYNLLDLLLIHQVLAPGCLDAFPLLSAYVARLSARPQLKAFLASPEHLNRPINGNGKQ from the exons a TGCCGCCCTACGCCATCGTCTACTTCCCGGTTCGAG ggcgcTGCGAGGCCATGCGCATGCTGCTGGCTGACCAGGGCCAGAGCTGGAAGGAGGAGGTGGTGACCAAGGACACCTGGCTGCAGGGCGACCTCAAGGCCGCCTGC ctgtacgGGCAGCTCCCCAAGTTCCAGGACGGAGACCTCACCCTGTACCAGTCCAACGCCATCCTGCGGCACCTGGGCCGCTCGCTCG GGCTATATGGCAAGGACCAGCGGGAGGCGGCCTTGGTGGACGTGGTGAACGACGGCGTGGAGGACCTCCGCTGCAAATACGCCAGCCTCATTTACACCAACTAT GAGGCGGGCAAGGAGGACTACGTGCGGGCGCTGCCCGGGCACCTGAAGCCTTTCGAGACGCTGCTGGCCCAGAACAAGGGCGGCCAGGCCTTCATCGTGGGCGACCAG ATCTCCTTCGCCGACTACAACCTGCTGGACCTGCTGCTGATCCACCAGGTGCTGGCCCCCGGCTGCCTGGACGCCTTCCCCCTGCTCTCGGCCTACGTGGCGCGCCTCAGCGCCCGGCCCCAGCTCAAGGCCTTCCTGGCCTCCCCCGAGCACCTGAACCGCCCCATCAACGGCAACGGGAAACAGTGA